A genomic stretch from Candidatus Ishikawaella capsulata Mpkobe includes:
- the pta gene encoding phosphate acetyltransferase, whose amino-acid sequence MPRNIMLVPTNLNVGLTSVILGIIRAMEKKGIKPSLFQPIAQQINSMDNIPDNAINILSKISDIRMAKPVVMSHVEYLLANNKQDLLMEEIINTYYRNYSKTSVLIIEGLTSTRQYHFFNILNYEIAKALKAEIIFVTSFDTYSIKSFKERLELILNSFGGKSNKSIIGAIINKVNAPLDKLGETQNYLSANFSNNHKIHINDIDIKNTFKNSFFPILGIIPWNFDLIATRVVDICHYLNARIINRGEIKTRRVKSVILCAHSLPCILRHFKDGALLVTSADRIEVLLAACLVAMNDTKIGAILLTGGYEINQHIFKLCDRALQTGLPIFMVNTNIWQTAINLQNFNLEVPADDFQRIEKVKEHISDYISATWIESLNSSPKDVSNCCPPLFLYQLTQLAYQAKKRIVLPEGNEPRIIEAASICANRNIAECILIGNSTNIKHTADQKGITIGRNIEIIDPNSIRKNYISRLVQLRKNKNMTELQAQEQLKDNVVLGTMMLEQDEVDGLVSGVIHSTANTIRPSLQLIKTAPNSTLVSSIFFMLLPDQVLVYGDCAINPDPNPEQLAEIAIQSADSAKFFGIDPRVAMISYSTGNSGTGSDVDKVREATFIAKRRRPDLIIDGPLQYDAAIVEEVAKSKAPHSNVAGRATVIIFPDLNTGNTTYKAVQRSAKLICIGPMLQGMRKPVNDLSRGALVDDIVYTIALTAIQSKQLEHAIPSD is encoded by the coding sequence ATGCCACGTAATATTATGCTAGTTCCTACTAATCTTAATGTAGGATTAACTAGTGTTATCCTAGGAATTATTAGAGCAATGGAAAAAAAAGGTATAAAACCTAGTTTATTTCAACCTATTGCTCAACAAATAAATTCAATGGATAATATTCCAGATAATGCGATAAATATACTTAGTAAAATTTCTGATATTCGTATGGCTAAACCTGTAGTTATGTCACATGTAGAGTACTTGTTAGCTAATAATAAACAAGATCTATTAATGGAAGAAATAATTAATACTTATTACCGTAATTATAGTAAAACATCTGTACTTATAATAGAAGGATTAACTTCAACACGTCAATATCATTTTTTTAATATTCTTAATTATGAAATTGCAAAAGCATTAAAGGCTGAAATTATTTTTGTAACATCATTTGATACTTATTCAATCAAATCTTTCAAAGAACGCTTAGAGTTAATCTTAAATAGTTTTGGTGGTAAAAGTAATAAAAGTATTATTGGAGCAATAATTAATAAAGTTAATGCTCCCTTAGATAAATTAGGAGAAACACAAAATTATTTATCAGCAAATTTTAGTAACAATCACAAAATACATATTAATGATATTGATATAAAAAACACTTTTAAAAATTCTTTTTTTCCAATATTAGGTATTATTCCTTGGAATTTCGATTTAATTGCCACACGTGTTGTTGATATATGTCATTATCTCAATGCACGTATTATTAATAGAGGAGAAATTAAAACACGTCGTGTAAAATCTGTTATTTTATGTGCTCATAGTTTACCATGTATTTTACGGCACTTTAAAGATGGTGCTTTATTGGTAACTTCAGCAGATCGCATAGAAGTTTTACTGGCCGCTTGTTTAGTCGCTATGAATGATACTAAAATTGGAGCAATTTTATTAACTGGAGGTTATGAAATTAATCAACATATTTTTAAGTTATGCGATAGAGCGTTACAAACGGGATTACCCATATTTATGGTTAATACTAACATCTGGCAAACTGCTATTAATCTACAAAATTTTAATCTAGAAGTTCCGGCTGATGATTTTCAAAGAATTGAAAAAGTAAAAGAGCATATTTCCGATTATATAAGTGCTACATGGATAGAATCACTTAATTCTTCACCTAAAGATGTGAGTAATTGTTGTCCTCCTCTATTTCTTTATCAATTAACTCAGTTAGCTTATCAAGCAAAAAAGCGTATTGTTCTACCAGAAGGTAATGAACCTAGAATTATCGAAGCAGCCTCTATATGTGCTAATCGTAATATTGCTGAGTGTATTTTGATAGGTAATTCGACTAATATAAAACATACTGCAGATCAAAAAGGCATCACTATCGGAAGAAATATTGAAATTATTGATCCTAATTCAATTAGAAAAAATTATATCTCTAGATTAGTACAGCTACGTAAAAATAAAAATATGACTGAGCTACAAGCACAGGAGCAACTTAAAGACAATGTAGTTTTAGGAACTATGATGTTAGAACAAGATGAAGTAGATGGTCTAGTATCTGGAGTTATACACAGTACAGCTAATACTATTCGTCCTTCACTACAATTGATAAAAACAGCGCCTAATAGTACTTTAGTTTCATCTATATTTTTTATGCTTCTACCAGATCAAGTATTGGTATATGGTGACTGTGCAATTAATCCAGATCCAAATCCTGAACAATTAGCAGAAATTGCTATTCAATCCGCTGATTCAGCAAAATTTTTTGGAATTGATCCACGTGTAGCCATGATTTCTTACTCTACCGGAAATTCTGGAACAGGTAGTGATGTAGATAAGGTACGTGAAGCAACTTTTATAGCTAAAAGAAGACGTCCCGATTTAATAATTGATGGTCCTCTACAATATGATGCTGCGATTGTAGAAGAGGTCGCAAAATCAAAAGCTCCTCATTCTAATGTAGCTGGACGTGCTACCGTTATTATTTTCCCAGATTTAAATACCGGAAACACTACGTACAAAGCAGTGCAACGTTCCGCAAAACTTATATGTATAGGACCTATGTTACAAGGTATGCGTAAGCCGGTTAATGATTTGTCGAGAGGTGCATTAGTTGATGATATAGTTTATACTATTGCTTTAACTGCTATTCAATCTAAACAATTAGAACATGCTATACCCAGCGAT
- a CDS encoding acetate kinase, translating into MSDKLVLVLNSGSSSLKFAIVNPINGDKPLFGSAENFFLSNACLQWNFNQNTHKDKLKLGISHQELLDIIINNIIKKTNLLQDITAIGHRIVHGGSQLTHSVLINEDVVQKIKNASIFAPLHNPAHLIAINYVIQYLPDFANKNVAVFDTSFHQTMPESSFLYAIPYKLYKQNGIRRYGAHGISHYYVSREAARILGKSLHDLNAITCHLGNGCSITAIRNGVCVDTSMGLTPLEGLVMGTRSGDIDPAIVFFLYEQLGMSITKINKLLTKYSGLLGITEITSDCKYLEKHYTCKKEVKRGLDIFCHRLAKYIASYSALMEERLDAMVFTGGIGENASLIRELSVNKLSLLNFQIDSNRNREIRFGKSGYINIKGTRPILVIPTNEELVIAQDTARLTN; encoded by the coding sequence ATGTCAGATAAATTAGTACTCGTTCTAAATAGCGGTAGTTCTTCATTAAAATTTGCTATCGTTAATCCCATCAATGGCGATAAACCTCTATTTGGATCAGCAGAAAATTTTTTTTTATCAAATGCATGTCTACAATGGAATTTTAATCAAAATACACATAAAGATAAATTAAAATTAGGAATTAGTCATCAAGAATTACTTGATATTATTATTAATAATATTATTAAAAAAACTAATTTATTGCAAGACATTACAGCAATTGGACATAGAATTGTACATGGTGGCAGTCAATTAACTCACTCTGTTTTAATTAATGAAGATGTTGTTCAAAAAATAAAAAATGCTTCTATTTTTGCACCACTACATAATCCAGCCCATCTGATAGCTATTAATTATGTAATTCAATATTTACCTGATTTTGCTAATAAAAATGTAGCTGTATTTGATACATCTTTTCATCAAACTATGCCTGAATCTTCTTTTTTATATGCTATTCCATATAAACTATATAAACAAAATGGAATACGTCGGTACGGAGCACATGGTATTAGCCATTATTATGTTTCTAGAGAAGCTGCCAGAATATTAGGAAAATCTCTTCATGATCTAAATGCTATTACATGCCATTTAGGTAACGGTTGTTCAATTACTGCTATTCGTAATGGTGTATGTGTAGACACTTCTATGGGATTAACTCCATTAGAAGGGTTAGTCATGGGAACACGTAGTGGTGATATAGATCCCGCTATAGTTTTTTTTCTTTATGAACAATTAGGTATGAGTATAACTAAAATTAATAAATTACTTACTAAATATTCAGGTTTATTAGGTATTACAGAAATCACTAGCGATTGCAAATATTTAGAAAAACATTATACTTGTAAAAAAGAAGTAAAACGGGGATTGGATATATTTTGCCACCGTTTGGCAAAATATATTGCTTCTTATAGTGCTTTAATGGAAGAAAGGTTAGACGCTATGGTGTTTACAGGTGGAATTGGAGAAAATGCCTCTTTAATTCGGGAATTGTCTGTAAACAAATTATCACTATTAAATTTTCAAATTGATTCTAATCGTAATAGAGAAATTCGTTTTGGCAAAAGTGGGTATATAAATATTAAAGGTACTCGTCCAATTTTAGTTATACCAACTAATGAAGAATTAGTAATAGCTCAAGATACAGCACGTCTAACAAACTAA